One part of the Ochotona princeps isolate mOchPri1 chromosome 3, mOchPri1.hap1, whole genome shotgun sequence genome encodes these proteins:
- the MYNN gene encoding myoneurin isoform X4, protein MEDFAFIANPSSTEISSITGNIELNQQTCLLTLRDYNNREKSEVSTDIVQSEPKQGILPKKSSQTKKKKTFNSQKTRLNKTVQYPSDILENASVELFLDTTKLSTPVVEQVAQRNDSSELELTSVVENSFPAQDSVQTVTVKQKRGKSEPNCALKEHSLSNIASVRSPYVLEDSREELDQRYSKAKPVCNTCGKVFSEASSLRRHMRIHKGVKPYVCHLCGKAFTQCNQLKTHVRTHTGEKPYKCELCDKGFAQKCQLVFHSRMHHGEEKPYKCDVCNLQFATSSNLKIHARKHSGEKPYVCDRCGQRFAQASTLTYHVRRHTGEKPYVCDTCGKAFAVSSSLITHSRKHTGEKPYICGICGKSFISSGELNKHFRSHTGERPFICELCGNSYTDIKNLKKHKTKVHSGADKTLDANVDHTLREQESIQKSPLSEALDVKPSDVTLPLALPLSTEDHHVLLPVADNQSPTSDTLLRSAVNGYSEPQLIFLQQLY, encoded by the exons atggaagattttgcttttattgctaaTCCCTCTTCTACAGAGATATCTAGTATTACTGGAAATATTGAATTGAACCAACAGACTTGTCTTCTTACTCTGCGAGATTATAACAATCGAGAGAAATCAGAAGTGTCTACAGATATAGTTCAGTCAGAACCTAAACAAGGGATATTACCTAAGAAGTCATCTCAAACGAAAAAGAAGAAGACTTTCAACTCTCAGAAAACAAGGCTGAATAAAACTGTGCAATATCCCAGTGACATTTTAGAGAATGCATCTGTTGAATTATTCTTAGATACAACTAAATTGTCCACACCTGTGGTAGAACAAGTTGCACAAAGAAATGATAGTTCAGAACTTGAATTGACATCCGTTGTGGAAAATTCTTTCCCTGCACAAGATTCTGTACAAACTGTTACAGTGAAACAGAAACGTGGAAAATCCGAGCCAAACTGTGCCCTAAAAGAACACTCTCTGTCTAATATAGCTAGTGTGAGGAGTCCTTATGTGCTGGAGGACTCTAgggaagagctggatcagagatacTCCAAGGCCAAGCCAGTGTGTAATACCTGCGGGAAGGTATTTTCAGAAGCCAGTAGCTTGAGAAGGCACATGAGAATACATAAAGGAGTCAAACCTTACGTCTGCCATTTATGTGGAAAGGCCTTTACCCAGTGTAACCAGCTGAAAACGCATGTAAGAACTCATACAG GTGAAAAGCCATACAAATGTGAACTGTGTGATAAAGGATTTGCTCAGAAATGCCAGCTAGTCTTCCATAGCCGCATGCATCATGGAGAAGAAAAACCCTATAAATGTGATGTGTGCAATTTACAGTTTGCAACTTCTAGCAATCTCAAGATTCATGCAAG GAAGCATAGTGGAGAGAAGCCATATGTCTGTGATAGATGTGGACAAAGATTTGCTCAAGCCAGCACACTGACCTATCATGTCCGCAGGCATACTGGCGAAAAGCCTTATGTGTGTGACACCTGTGGGAAGGCATTTGCTGTCTCTAGTTCCCTAATCACTCATTCTCGAAAACATACAG GTGAAAAACCATACATATGTGGTATTTGTGGGAAAAGTTTTATTTCCTCAGGAGAGCTCAACAAACACTTTCGATCCCATACAG GAGAAAGACCATTTATCTGTGAATTATGTGGAAATTCTTACACAGATATCAAAAATTTAAAGAAGCACAAAACCAAAGTCCATTCTG gTGCAGATAAAACTCTGGATGCCAATGTAGATCATACTCTAAGGGAACAGGAGTCCATACAGAAAAGTCCATTGTCAGAAGCTCTGGATGTGAAGCCTTCTGATGTGACTTTACCCCTGGCTCTTCCACTTAGCACTGAAGATCATCACGTGCTGCTGCCTGTCGCAGACAACCAGTCCCCTACATCAGACACTTTGTTGAGGTCTGCCGTGAATGGGTATTCAGAACCACAGTTGATTTTCTTACAGCAATTGTACTGA
- the MYNN gene encoding myoneurin isoform X3: MQYSHHCEHLLERLNKQREAGFLCDCTIVIGEFQFKAHRNVLASFSEYFGAIYRSTSENNVFLDQSQVKADGFQKLLEFIYTGTLNLDSWNVKEIHQAADFLKVEEVVTKCKIKMEDFAFIANPSSTEISSITGNIELNQQTCLLTLRDYNNREKSEVSTDIVQSEPKQGILPKKSSQTKKKKTFNSQKTRLNKTVQYPSDILENASVELFLDTTKLSTPVVEQVAQRNDSSELELTSVVENSFPAQDSVQTVTVKQKRGKSEPNCALKEHSLSNIASVRSPYVLEDSREELDQRYSKAKPVCNTCGKVFSEASSLRRHMRIHKGVKPYVCHLCGKAFTQCNQLKTHVRTHTGEKPYKCELCDKGFAQKCQLVFHSRMHHGEEKPYKCDVCNLQFATSSNLKIHARKHSGEKPYVCDRCGQRFAQASTLTYHVRRHTGEKPYVCDTCGKAFAVSSSLITHSRKHTGADKTLDANVDHTLREQESIQKSPLSEALDVKPSDVTLPLALPLSTEDHHVLLPVADNQSPTSDTLLRSAVNGYSEPQLIFLQQLY; encoded by the exons ATGCAGTATTCACACCATTGTGAGCATCTTCTAGAGAGACTGAACAAACAACGAGAAGCAGGTTTTCTTTGTGACTGCACCATAGTGATCGGGGAATTCCAGTTTAAGGCCCACAGGAATGTGCTGGCATCTTTTAGTGAGTATTTTGGTGCGATCTACAGAAGCACATCTGAAAACAATGTCTTTCTTGACCAGAGTCAGGTGAAGGCTGATGGATTTCAGAAGCTGTTGGAGTTTATATACACAGGAACTTTAAATCTTGACAg TTGGAATGTTAAAGAAATTCATCAGGCTGCTGACTTTCTCAAAGTAGAAGAGGTGGTCACCAAATGTAAAataaagatggaagattttgcttttattgctaaTCCCTCTTCTACAGAGATATCTAGTATTACTGGAAATATTGAATTGAACCAACAGACTTGTCTTCTTACTCTGCGAGATTATAACAATCGAGAGAAATCAGAAGTGTCTACAGATATAGTTCAGTCAGAACCTAAACAAGGGATATTACCTAAGAAGTCATCTCAAACGAAAAAGAAGAAGACTTTCAACTCTCAGAAAACAAGGCTGAATAAAACTGTGCAATATCCCAGTGACATTTTAGAGAATGCATCTGTTGAATTATTCTTAGATACAACTAAATTGTCCACACCTGTGGTAGAACAAGTTGCACAAAGAAATGATAGTTCAGAACTTGAATTGACATCCGTTGTGGAAAATTCTTTCCCTGCACAAGATTCTGTACAAACTGTTACAGTGAAACAGAAACGTGGAAAATCCGAGCCAAACTGTGCCCTAAAAGAACACTCTCTGTCTAATATAGCTAGTGTGAGGAGTCCTTATGTGCTGGAGGACTCTAgggaagagctggatcagagatacTCCAAGGCCAAGCCAGTGTGTAATACCTGCGGGAAGGTATTTTCAGAAGCCAGTAGCTTGAGAAGGCACATGAGAATACATAAAGGAGTCAAACCTTACGTCTGCCATTTATGTGGAAAGGCCTTTACCCAGTGTAACCAGCTGAAAACGCATGTAAGAACTCATACAG GTGAAAAGCCATACAAATGTGAACTGTGTGATAAAGGATTTGCTCAGAAATGCCAGCTAGTCTTCCATAGCCGCATGCATCATGGAGAAGAAAAACCCTATAAATGTGATGTGTGCAATTTACAGTTTGCAACTTCTAGCAATCTCAAGATTCATGCAAG GAAGCATAGTGGAGAGAAGCCATATGTCTGTGATAGATGTGGACAAAGATTTGCTCAAGCCAGCACACTGACCTATCATGTCCGCAGGCATACTGGCGAAAAGCCTTATGTGTGTGACACCTGTGGGAAGGCATTTGCTGTCTCTAGTTCCCTAATCACTCATTCTCGAAAACATACAG gTGCAGATAAAACTCTGGATGCCAATGTAGATCATACTCTAAGGGAACAGGAGTCCATACAGAAAAGTCCATTGTCAGAAGCTCTGGATGTGAAGCCTTCTGATGTGACTTTACCCCTGGCTCTTCCACTTAGCACTGAAGATCATCACGTGCTGCTGCCTGTCGCAGACAACCAGTCCCCTACATCAGACACTTTGTTGAGGTCTGCCGTGAATGGGTATTCAGAACCACAGTTGATTTTCTTACAGCAATTGTACTGA
- the MYNN gene encoding myoneurin isoform X1, translating into MQYSHHCEHLLERLNKQREAGFLCDCTIVIGEFQFKAHRNVLASFSEYFGAIYRSTSENNVFLDQSQVKADGFQKLLEFIYTGTLNLDSWNVKEIHQAADFLKVEEVVTKCKIKMEDFAFIANPSSTEISSITGNIELNQQTCLLTLRDYNNREKSEVSTDIVQSEPKQGILPKKSSQTKKKKTFNSQKTRLNKTVQYPSDILENASVELFLDTTKLSTPVVEQVAQRNDSSELELTSVVENSFPAQDSVQTVTVKQKRGKSEPNCALKEHSLSNIASVRSPYVLEDSREELDQRYSKAKPVCNTCGKVFSEASSLRRHMRIHKGVKPYVCHLCGKAFTQCNQLKTHVRTHTGEKPYKCELCDKGFAQKCQLVFHSRMHHGEEKPYKCDVCNLQFATSSNLKIHARKHSGEKPYVCDRCGQRFAQASTLTYHVRRHTGEKPYVCDTCGKAFAVSSSLITHSRKHTGEKPYICGICGKSFISSGELNKHFRSHTGERPFICELCGNSYTDIKNLKKHKTKVHSGADKTLDANVDHTLREQESIQKSPLSEALDVKPSDVTLPLALPLSTEDHHVLLPVADNQSPTSDTLLRSAVNGYSEPQLIFLQQLY; encoded by the exons ATGCAGTATTCACACCATTGTGAGCATCTTCTAGAGAGACTGAACAAACAACGAGAAGCAGGTTTTCTTTGTGACTGCACCATAGTGATCGGGGAATTCCAGTTTAAGGCCCACAGGAATGTGCTGGCATCTTTTAGTGAGTATTTTGGTGCGATCTACAGAAGCACATCTGAAAACAATGTCTTTCTTGACCAGAGTCAGGTGAAGGCTGATGGATTTCAGAAGCTGTTGGAGTTTATATACACAGGAACTTTAAATCTTGACAg TTGGAATGTTAAAGAAATTCATCAGGCTGCTGACTTTCTCAAAGTAGAAGAGGTGGTCACCAAATGTAAAataaagatggaagattttgcttttattgctaaTCCCTCTTCTACAGAGATATCTAGTATTACTGGAAATATTGAATTGAACCAACAGACTTGTCTTCTTACTCTGCGAGATTATAACAATCGAGAGAAATCAGAAGTGTCTACAGATATAGTTCAGTCAGAACCTAAACAAGGGATATTACCTAAGAAGTCATCTCAAACGAAAAAGAAGAAGACTTTCAACTCTCAGAAAACAAGGCTGAATAAAACTGTGCAATATCCCAGTGACATTTTAGAGAATGCATCTGTTGAATTATTCTTAGATACAACTAAATTGTCCACACCTGTGGTAGAACAAGTTGCACAAAGAAATGATAGTTCAGAACTTGAATTGACATCCGTTGTGGAAAATTCTTTCCCTGCACAAGATTCTGTACAAACTGTTACAGTGAAACAGAAACGTGGAAAATCCGAGCCAAACTGTGCCCTAAAAGAACACTCTCTGTCTAATATAGCTAGTGTGAGGAGTCCTTATGTGCTGGAGGACTCTAgggaagagctggatcagagatacTCCAAGGCCAAGCCAGTGTGTAATACCTGCGGGAAGGTATTTTCAGAAGCCAGTAGCTTGAGAAGGCACATGAGAATACATAAAGGAGTCAAACCTTACGTCTGCCATTTATGTGGAAAGGCCTTTACCCAGTGTAACCAGCTGAAAACGCATGTAAGAACTCATACAG GTGAAAAGCCATACAAATGTGAACTGTGTGATAAAGGATTTGCTCAGAAATGCCAGCTAGTCTTCCATAGCCGCATGCATCATGGAGAAGAAAAACCCTATAAATGTGATGTGTGCAATTTACAGTTTGCAACTTCTAGCAATCTCAAGATTCATGCAAG GAAGCATAGTGGAGAGAAGCCATATGTCTGTGATAGATGTGGACAAAGATTTGCTCAAGCCAGCACACTGACCTATCATGTCCGCAGGCATACTGGCGAAAAGCCTTATGTGTGTGACACCTGTGGGAAGGCATTTGCTGTCTCTAGTTCCCTAATCACTCATTCTCGAAAACATACAG GTGAAAAACCATACATATGTGGTATTTGTGGGAAAAGTTTTATTTCCTCAGGAGAGCTCAACAAACACTTTCGATCCCATACAG GAGAAAGACCATTTATCTGTGAATTATGTGGAAATTCTTACACAGATATCAAAAATTTAAAGAAGCACAAAACCAAAGTCCATTCTG gTGCAGATAAAACTCTGGATGCCAATGTAGATCATACTCTAAGGGAACAGGAGTCCATACAGAAAAGTCCATTGTCAGAAGCTCTGGATGTGAAGCCTTCTGATGTGACTTTACCCCTGGCTCTTCCACTTAGCACTGAAGATCATCACGTGCTGCTGCCTGTCGCAGACAACCAGTCCCCTACATCAGACACTTTGTTGAGGTCTGCCGTGAATGGGTATTCAGAACCACAGTTGATTTTCTTACAGCAATTGTACTGA
- the MYNN gene encoding myoneurin isoform X2, which yields MQYSHHCEHLLERLNKQREAGFLCDCTIVIGEFQFKAHRNVLASFSEYFGAIYRSTSENNVFLDQSQVKADGFQKLLEFIYTGTLNLDSWNVKEIHQAADFLKVEEVVTKCKIKMEDFAFIANPSSTEISSITGNIELNQQTCLLTLRDYNNREKSEVSTDIVQSEPKQGILPKKSSQTKKKKTFNSQKTRLNKTVQYPSDILENASVELFLDTTKLSTPVVEQVAQRNDSSELELTSVVENSFPAQDSVQTVTVKQKRGKSEPNCALKEHSLSNIASVRSPYVLEDSREELDQRYSKAKPVCNTCGKVFSEASSLRRHMRIHKGVKPYVCHLCGKAFTQCNQLKTHVRTHTGEKPYKCELCDKGFAQKCQLVFHSRMHHGEEKPYKCDVCNLQFATSSNLKIHARKHSGEKPYVCDRCGQRFAQASTLTYHVRRHTGEKPYVCDTCGKAFAVSSSLITHSRKHTGERPFICELCGNSYTDIKNLKKHKTKVHSGADKTLDANVDHTLREQESIQKSPLSEALDVKPSDVTLPLALPLSTEDHHVLLPVADNQSPTSDTLLRSAVNGYSEPQLIFLQQLY from the exons ATGCAGTATTCACACCATTGTGAGCATCTTCTAGAGAGACTGAACAAACAACGAGAAGCAGGTTTTCTTTGTGACTGCACCATAGTGATCGGGGAATTCCAGTTTAAGGCCCACAGGAATGTGCTGGCATCTTTTAGTGAGTATTTTGGTGCGATCTACAGAAGCACATCTGAAAACAATGTCTTTCTTGACCAGAGTCAGGTGAAGGCTGATGGATTTCAGAAGCTGTTGGAGTTTATATACACAGGAACTTTAAATCTTGACAg TTGGAATGTTAAAGAAATTCATCAGGCTGCTGACTTTCTCAAAGTAGAAGAGGTGGTCACCAAATGTAAAataaagatggaagattttgcttttattgctaaTCCCTCTTCTACAGAGATATCTAGTATTACTGGAAATATTGAATTGAACCAACAGACTTGTCTTCTTACTCTGCGAGATTATAACAATCGAGAGAAATCAGAAGTGTCTACAGATATAGTTCAGTCAGAACCTAAACAAGGGATATTACCTAAGAAGTCATCTCAAACGAAAAAGAAGAAGACTTTCAACTCTCAGAAAACAAGGCTGAATAAAACTGTGCAATATCCCAGTGACATTTTAGAGAATGCATCTGTTGAATTATTCTTAGATACAACTAAATTGTCCACACCTGTGGTAGAACAAGTTGCACAAAGAAATGATAGTTCAGAACTTGAATTGACATCCGTTGTGGAAAATTCTTTCCCTGCACAAGATTCTGTACAAACTGTTACAGTGAAACAGAAACGTGGAAAATCCGAGCCAAACTGTGCCCTAAAAGAACACTCTCTGTCTAATATAGCTAGTGTGAGGAGTCCTTATGTGCTGGAGGACTCTAgggaagagctggatcagagatacTCCAAGGCCAAGCCAGTGTGTAATACCTGCGGGAAGGTATTTTCAGAAGCCAGTAGCTTGAGAAGGCACATGAGAATACATAAAGGAGTCAAACCTTACGTCTGCCATTTATGTGGAAAGGCCTTTACCCAGTGTAACCAGCTGAAAACGCATGTAAGAACTCATACAG GTGAAAAGCCATACAAATGTGAACTGTGTGATAAAGGATTTGCTCAGAAATGCCAGCTAGTCTTCCATAGCCGCATGCATCATGGAGAAGAAAAACCCTATAAATGTGATGTGTGCAATTTACAGTTTGCAACTTCTAGCAATCTCAAGATTCATGCAAG GAAGCATAGTGGAGAGAAGCCATATGTCTGTGATAGATGTGGACAAAGATTTGCTCAAGCCAGCACACTGACCTATCATGTCCGCAGGCATACTGGCGAAAAGCCTTATGTGTGTGACACCTGTGGGAAGGCATTTGCTGTCTCTAGTTCCCTAATCACTCATTCTCGAAAACATACAG GAGAAAGACCATTTATCTGTGAATTATGTGGAAATTCTTACACAGATATCAAAAATTTAAAGAAGCACAAAACCAAAGTCCATTCTG gTGCAGATAAAACTCTGGATGCCAATGTAGATCATACTCTAAGGGAACAGGAGTCCATACAGAAAAGTCCATTGTCAGAAGCTCTGGATGTGAAGCCTTCTGATGTGACTTTACCCCTGGCTCTTCCACTTAGCACTGAAGATCATCACGTGCTGCTGCCTGTCGCAGACAACCAGTCCCCTACATCAGACACTTTGTTGAGGTCTGCCGTGAATGGGTATTCAGAACCACAGTTGATTTTCTTACAGCAATTGTACTGA